A stretch of the Solanum dulcamara chromosome 6, daSolDulc1.2, whole genome shotgun sequence genome encodes the following:
- the LOC129891926 gene encoding serine/threonine-protein kinase WAG1 produces the protein MEELDALYPPDSDLDLSFTSCASVTTTTTDRTLSARSSLARSSLTLSFNDRLSCTSTTNNPSAEIPNFHHRAHRQHDPNWSAIKAVTTFSSDGALHLHHLKLHRLVGSGNLGRVFLCRLRDYDHANFALKVIDRDSLTAKKLSHVQTEAEILSSLDHPFLPTLYAHLEVSHYSCLLIDFCPNGDLHSLLRKQPGNRLPVESVRFYAAEVLIALEYLHSLGIVYRDLKPENILIREDGHIMLSDFDLCFKSEVSPKLDFTTRILEGSRRRKKSCYGDRQREETVTEFVSEPTSAFSRSCVGTHEYLAPELISGAGHGNGVDWWAFGVLLYELLYGTTPFKGNSKESTLRNIASSKGVKFYDTQGDEPEARDLIEKLLVKDPRRRLGCARGATDIKRHSFFAGIKWPLIRTYRPPEVRGLTIKRTKSKAHVSHVTGLSSSSPRRRRCLWKKLGYLMRIKGSKYNLNSNHNYYCHTNHKVGKCA, from the coding sequence ATGGAAGAATTAGATGCCCTTTATCCACCAGATTCTGATCTTGATCTCAGCTTTACAAGCTGTGCTTCCGTTACAACTACAACAACTGATCGTACACTCAGTGCGAGAAGCAGTTTGGCTCGTAGTAGCCTTACGCTGAGCTTCAACGATCGTCTTTCATGTACGTCTACTACAAACAATCCATCTGCAGAAATCCCCAATTTTCACCACCGTGCACACCGCCAGCATGACCCGAATTGGTCCGCTATTAAGGCGGTGACCACCTTTTCCTCCGACGGCGCTCTTCATCTCCACCATCTTAAGCTCCATCGCCTTGTTGGGTCTGGAAATCTCGGCCGTGTTTTCCTTTGCCGTCTCAGGGATTATGACCATGCTAATTTTGCTCTTAAGGTTATCGATCGGGACTCGCTTACGGCGAAGAAACTCTCTCATGTCCAAACAGAGGCTGAGATTCTCTCCTCTCTGGATCATCCTTTTCTACCTACGCTTTACGCACATTTAGAAGTTTCACATTACAGTTGCTTGTTAATCGATTTCTGCCCTAATGGTGATCTCCATTCCTTGCTCCGAAAGCAACCTGGTAACCGGCTACCCGTCGAATCGGTCAGATTCTACGCAGCTGAGGTACTCATAGCACTAGAGTATCTACATTCCCTTGGAATCGTATACCGTGATTTGAAACCGGAAAACATTCTGATTCGCGAAGATGGTCACATTATGCTTTCCGATTTCGATTTATGTTTCAAATCAGAAGTTTCCCCAAAATTAGATTTCACTACCCGCATTCTAGAAGGatctagaagaagaaaaaaaagttgttACGGTGACCGGCAACGGGAAGAAACGGTGACCGAGTTCGTCTCAGAGCCAACATCTGCATTTTCCAGATCATGCGTTGGGACTCATGAATACTTAGCGCCGGAGCTCATCAGCGGCGCCGGCCACGGAAACGGTGTAGACTGGTGGGCGTTTGGGGTGTTACTATATGAGTTGTTGTACGGTACGACGCCGTTTAAAGGAAACAGTAAAGAGTCCACCCTGCGCAATATAGCATCCAGCAAAGGAGTGAAGTTTTACGACACTCAAGGAGACGAGCCTGAAGCGAGAGACTTAATAGAGAAATTATTAGTTAAGGATCCAAGGAGGAGGCTAGGATGCGCCAGGGGTGCAACGGATATTAAACGTCACTCATTCTTTGCCGGAATAAAATGGCCATTGATCAGAACTTACCGGCCACCGGAAGTACGGGGATTAACTATAAAAAGGACCAAGAGTAAAGCGCACGTGAGTCACGTTACTggattatcatcatcatcaccaaGAAGAAGGCGTTGTTTATGGAAAAAGCTGGGGTATTTAATGAGGATTAAGGGATCTAAGTACAATTTAAACTCTaatcataattattattgtCATACTAATCACAAGGTTGGAAAATGTGCTTAA
- the LOC129893499 gene encoding probable glutathione S-transferase: MANDEVILLDFWPSMFGMRLRIALAEKEVKYEYKEEDLRNKSPLLLQMNPIHKKIPVLIHNGKPICESIIGVEYIDEVWKDKSPLLPSDPYERAQARFWADYIDKKLYDTARKIYTMTGDEQEAGKKDFIEVLKVLEGALGDKPYFGGDNFGFGDIALIGFYCWFHAYETYGNFSIEAECPKLVAWAKRCMQRDSVAKSLPDQHKVLEFVKILRQKLGLE, encoded by the exons ATGGCTAATGATGAGGTGATTCTGTTGGATTTTTGGCCTAGCATGTTTGGCATGAGACTAAGGATTGCACTTGCTGAAAAAGAGGTTAAATATGAGTACAAAGAAGAGGATTTGAGGAACAAAAGTCCTCTGCTTTTGCAAATGAATCCTATCCACAAGAAAATCCCAGTTTTGATTCATAATGGGAAACCAATCTGTGAGTCTATTATTGGAGTTGAGTACATTGATGAAGTGTGGAAGGATAAATCCCCTTTGCTCCCTTCAGATCCTTATGAAAGAGCACAAGCTAGGTTCTGGGCTGACTACATTGACAAGAAG CTGTATGATACTGCAAGgaaaatatatacaatgacGGGAGACGAGCAGGAGGCAGGTAAGAAAGATTTCATAGAAGTCCTTAAAGTATTGGAGGGAGCACTTGGAGACAAGCCTTATTTTGGAGGGGATAACTTTGGTTTTGGGGATATTGCTCTGATTGGTTTCTACTGCTGGTTTCATGCTTATGAGACTTATGGTAACTTCAGCATAGAGGCTGAGTGCCCAAAGCTTGTGGCTTGGGCCAAGAGGTGCATGCAGAGGGACAGTGTGGCTAAGTCTTTGCCTGACCAACATAAGGTCCTTGAGTTTGTAAAAATTCTTAGGCAGAAGCTTGGACTTGAATAA
- the LOC129892256 gene encoding leucine-rich repeat receptor-like serine/threonine-protein kinase At1g17230 isoform X1 — MASYSNSAIQQHLFFVLLILLFFAGFGESLNEEGLILLEFKKSLNDPDNNLESWNSSNLSPCKWDGVKCSTNDQVISLNIDARNLSGSLSSRICELPYLTVLNVSSNFISGQIPDDFTRCHSLEKLNLCTNRFHGEFPVQLRNVTSLRQLYLCENYIYGEIPQDIGNLSLLEELVIYSNNLTGKIPVSIGKLKRLRIIRAGRNYLSGPIPAEISECESLQVLGVAENRLEGSFPVELQRLKNLTNLILWANFFSGAIPPEVGNFSKLELLALHENSFSGQIPKEIGNLTNLRRLYIYTNQLNGTIPWQMGNCLSAVEIDLSENQLRGYIPKSLGLLSNLRLLHLFENRLHGKIPKELGELKLLKNLDLSINNLTGRIPLVFQNLAFLENLQLFDNHLEGPIPRFIGLKSDLSIVDLSKNNLEGRIPSNLCQFQKLTFLSLGSNKLSGNIPYGLKTCKSLEQLMLGDNLLTGSFSVDLSKLQNLSALELFHNRFSGLLPPEVGNLRRLERLLLSHNDFFGQIPPDIGKLVKLVAFNVSSNRLSGDIPHELGNCISLQRLDLSKNSFAGNLPDELGRLVNLELLKLSDNKFSGQIPGGLGGLARLTDLEMGGNFFSGSIPIELGYLGTLQISLNLSHNALNGSIPSNLGKLQMLETLYLNDNQLIGEIPTSIGQLMSLIVCNLSNNNLVGSVPNTPAFKRMDSSNFAGNVGLCTSDSRHCDPSPVPLIASKSSWLKHGSSRQKIITAVSATVGMISLVLIVVICRIIRDHKAAFVSVENQVKPDVFNDHYFPRKGFTYQDLVNATGNFSDSAIIGRGACGTVYRANMADGEFVAVKKLKPQGEAASVDSSFQAELSTLGKINHRNIVKLYGFCYHQDCNLLLYEYMVNGSLGEALHGNKTTGLLNWISRYKIALGAAEGLCYLHHDCKPHIIHRDIKSNNILLDELLEAHVGDFGLAKLIDFPYSKSMSAVAGSYGYIAPEYAYTMKVTEKCDIYSYGVVLLELITGRSPVQPLDQGGDLVTWVRRSIHEGVALTELFDNRMDFSVERTSEEMSLVLKIAMFCTNTSPVNRPTMREVIAMLIEARESVITSPPSPSSETPLSEADANKGSN, encoded by the exons ATGGCAAGTTATAGTAACTCTGCAATCCAACAGCATTTGTTTTTTGTGCTGttgattcttcttttctttgctGGATTTGGTGAATCTTTAAATGAGGAGGGACTTATTCTTTTGGAGTTCAAAAAGTCCCTTAATGACCCTGATAACAATCTTGAAAGTTGGAATTCTTCAAACTTGAGTCCTTGCAAATGGGATGGTGTTAAGTGTAGCACAAATGATCAGGTGATTTCTCTCAATATCGATGCTCGTAACTTGTCTGGTAGTTTATCTTCAAGAATTTGTGAACTTCCTTACTTGACAGTATTGAATGTGTCATCAAATTTCATTTCTGGTCAAATTCCTGACGATTTTACGCGATGTCATAGCTTGGAGAAATTGAACCTTTGCACCAATAGGTTCCATGGGGAGTTTCCTGTCCAACTACGCAATGTTACCTCACTTAGACAGCTTTATTTATGTGAGAATTACATTTATGGTGAAATCCCTCAGGACATTGGAAATTTGTCACTTCTTGAGGAGCTTGTTATTTATAGTAACAATCTTACTGGAAAGATACCTGTTTCAATAGGTAAATTGAAAAGGCTTAGGATCATCAGGGCCGGGCGAAATTATCTGTCTGGCCCTATTCCTGCTGAAATTAGTGAATGTGAAAGTTTACAAGTACTTGGTGTAGCAGAAAATAGGCTAGAAGGGTCTTTTCCAGTAGAGCTTCAAAGGCTTAAGAACCTTACAAACTTAATTCTTTGGGCCAACTTTTTCTCTGGTGCAATACCTCCTGAGGTTGGAAACTTCAGTAAGTTGGAATTACTTGCTTTGCATGAAAATTCATTCAGTGGACAAATTCCTAAAGAGATTGGAAATTTAACTAATTTGAGAAGGTTGTACATTTACACAAATCAGTTGAATGGAACAATTCCATGGCAAATGGGAAATTGTTTGAGTGCAGTTGAGATTGATTTATCCGAAAATCAGTTGAGAGGATACATTCCAAAAAGTTTGGGGCTACTTTCTAACCTGCGGTTGCTTCACCTTTTCGAGAACAGACTACATGGGAAGATTCCAAAGGAGCTTGGAGAGTTGAAGCTGCTTAAGAATTTGGACTTGTCTATAAACAACTTGACAGGTAGAATTCCATTAGTGTTTCAGAATCTTGCATTCTTGGAGAATTTACAACTTTTTGACAATCACCTAGAGGGTCCTATTCCGCGATTTATTGGCCTCAAAAGTGACCTCTCTATAGTGGACCTGTCCAAGAACAATCTTGAAGGAAGAATACCTTCAAACCTTTGTCAGTTTCAGAAGTTAACATTCCTGAGCCTCGGGTCTAACAAGTTGTCGGGCAATATCCCTTATGGCCTAAAGACTTGCAAGTCCCTCGAGCAGCTAATGCTAGGAGATAACCTACTCACTGGGAGTTTTTCCGTTGATCTTAGCAAGTTGCAGAACCTTTCAGCTCTTGAGCTTTTTCACAACAGATTTTCTGGATTGCTACCACCAGAGGTAGGCAACCTTAGAAGATTAGAGAGGTTACTCTtgtcacataacgacttttttGGGCAAATTCCTCCTGATATTGGAAAACTTGTGAAGCTTGTTGCTTTTAATGTTTCCTCCAACCGGCTCTCGGGTGATATTCCTCATGAATTAGGGAATTGTATAAGTCTCCAGAGGCTTGATCTTAGCAAGAACTCATTCGCTGGAAATCTCCCGGATGAACTTGGCAGGCTAGTGAACTTGGAACTGCTTAAGCTATCTGATAATAAGTTTAGTGGACAGATACCTGGTGGCTTAGGTGGACTAGCACGACTAACTGATTTGGAGATGGGAGGCAATTTCTTCTCTGGTAGTATTCCTATTGAGCTTGGCTACCTTGGAACTCTTCAGATTTCTCTCAATCTGAGTCATAATGCTCTCAATGGATCGATTCCTAGCAACCTCGGGAAGTTGCAGATGCTTGAAACATTGTACTTAAATGACAACCAGCTCATTGGTGAGATTCCAACTTCAATAGGACAGTTGATGAGCCTGATAGTATGCAATCTTTCTAACAATAACCTTGTGGGATCAGTACCAAACACGCCTGCATTTAAAAGGATGGACTCAAGCAACTTTGCTGGAAATGTTGGGCTATGCACGTCAGATTCCCGCCATTGTGATCCTTCTCCGGTCCCTTTGATTGCTTCAAAGTCAAGCTGGTTGAAACACGGTTCTTCAAGGCAAAAAATAATTACCGCTGTTTCTGCGACTGTTGGAATGATCTCTTTGGTATTGATTGTAGTTATATGTAGGATCATTAGAGACCACAAAGCAGCTTTTGTGTCCGTGGAAAATCAAGTAAAGCCTGATGTCTTCAATGATCATTACTTTCCACGGAAAGGGTTCACGTATCAGGACCTTGTCAATGCTACTGGAAATTTCTCAGACAGCGCAATCATAGGAAGGGGAGCCTGTGGCACTGTCTACAGAGCTAACATGGCAGATGGTGAgtttgttgcagttaaaaagttGAAGCCACAAGGAGAAGCCGCCAGTGTTGACAGCAGCTTCCAGGCTGAATTATCTACACTTGGTAAGATAAATCACAGAAATATTGTCAAGCTATATGGTTTCTGCTACCATCAAGATTGCAATCTTCTCTTATATGAGTACATGGTAAATGGAAGCCTCGGGGAAGCACTTCACGGGAATAAGACAACTGGTTTACTAAATTGGATTAGCAGATACAAAATTGCCTTAGGAGCTGCTGAGGGATTATGCTATTTGCACCATGACTGTAAGCCACATATCATTCACAGGGATATAAAATCGAACAACATTTTGTTGGATGAATTGCTTGAGGCACATGTTGGAGACTTTGGCTTGGCAAAACTAATTGACTTCCCTTACTCAAAATCCATGTCTGCGGTTGCTGGTTCATACGGCTACATTGCCCCTG aaTATGCATACACAATGAAAGTGACAGAGAAATGCGACATCTATAGTTATGGCGTTGTTTTGTTGGAACTGATTACTGGTAGGTCTCCAGTTCAACCCCTCGATCAGGGAGGCGATTTGGTGACTTGGGTAAGGAGATCAATTCATGAAGGAGTGGCACTAACTGAACTTTTTGACAATAGGATGGATTTTAGTGTTGAAAGAACAAGTGAAGAGATGTCTCTAGTTCTCAAGATTGCTATGTTCTGCACCAATACATCCCCTGTCAACAGGCCTACTATGCGAGAAGTCATCGCCATGCTGATTGAAGCCCGGGAATCTGTGATCACTTCACCACCATCGCCATCATCCGAAACTCCTCTAAGTGAAGCTGATGCTAATAAAG GTTCTAATTAA
- the LOC129892256 gene encoding leucine-rich repeat receptor-like serine/threonine-protein kinase At1g17230 isoform X2 gives MASYSNSAIQQHLFFVLLILLFFAGFGESLNEEGLILLEFKKSLNDPDNNLESWNSSNLSPCKWDGVKCSTNDQVISLNIDARNLSGSLSSRICELPYLTVLNVSSNFISGQIPDDFTRCHSLEKLNLCTNRFHGEFPVQLRNVTSLRQLYLCENYIYGEIPQDIGNLSLLEELVIYSNNLTGKIPVSIGKLKRLRIIRAGRNYLSGPIPAEISECESLQVLGVAENRLEGSFPVELQRLKNLTNLILWANFFSGAIPPEVGNFSKLELLALHENSFSGQIPKEIGNLTNLRRLYIYTNQLNGTIPWQMGNCLSAVEIDLSENQLRGYIPKSLGLLSNLRLLHLFENRLHGKIPKELGELKLLKNLDLSINNLTGRIPLVFQNLAFLENLQLFDNHLEGPIPRFIGLKSDLSIVDLSKNNLEGRIPSNLCQFQKLTFLSLGSNKLSGNIPYGLKTCKSLEQLMLGDNLLTGSFSVDLSKLQNLSALELFHNRFSGLLPPEVGNLRRLERLLLSHNDFFGQIPPDIGKLVKLVAFNVSSNRLSGDIPHELGNCISLQRLDLSKNSFAGNLPDELGRLVNLELLKLSDNKFSGQIPGGLGGLARLTDLEMGGNFFSGSIPIELGYLGTLQISLNLSHNALNGSIPSNLGKLQMLETLYLNDNQLIGEIPTSIGQLMSLIVCNLSNNNLVGSVPNTPAFKRMDSSNFAGNVGLCTSDSRHCDPSPVPLIASKSSWLKHGSSRQKIITAVSATVGMISLVLIVVICRIIRDHKAAFVSVENQVKPDVFNDHYFPRKGFTYQDLVNATGNFSDSAIIGRGACGTVYRANMADGEFVAVKKLKPQGEAASVDSSFQAELSTLGKINHRNIVKLYGFCYHQDCNLLLYEYMVNGSLGEALHGNKTTGLLNWISRYKIALGAAEGLCYLHHDCKPHIIHRDIKSNNILLDELLEAHVGDFGLAKLIDFPYSKSMSAVAGSYGYIAPEYAYTMKVTEKCDIYSYGVVLLELITGWILVLKEQVKRCL, from the exons ATGGCAAGTTATAGTAACTCTGCAATCCAACAGCATTTGTTTTTTGTGCTGttgattcttcttttctttgctGGATTTGGTGAATCTTTAAATGAGGAGGGACTTATTCTTTTGGAGTTCAAAAAGTCCCTTAATGACCCTGATAACAATCTTGAAAGTTGGAATTCTTCAAACTTGAGTCCTTGCAAATGGGATGGTGTTAAGTGTAGCACAAATGATCAGGTGATTTCTCTCAATATCGATGCTCGTAACTTGTCTGGTAGTTTATCTTCAAGAATTTGTGAACTTCCTTACTTGACAGTATTGAATGTGTCATCAAATTTCATTTCTGGTCAAATTCCTGACGATTTTACGCGATGTCATAGCTTGGAGAAATTGAACCTTTGCACCAATAGGTTCCATGGGGAGTTTCCTGTCCAACTACGCAATGTTACCTCACTTAGACAGCTTTATTTATGTGAGAATTACATTTATGGTGAAATCCCTCAGGACATTGGAAATTTGTCACTTCTTGAGGAGCTTGTTATTTATAGTAACAATCTTACTGGAAAGATACCTGTTTCAATAGGTAAATTGAAAAGGCTTAGGATCATCAGGGCCGGGCGAAATTATCTGTCTGGCCCTATTCCTGCTGAAATTAGTGAATGTGAAAGTTTACAAGTACTTGGTGTAGCAGAAAATAGGCTAGAAGGGTCTTTTCCAGTAGAGCTTCAAAGGCTTAAGAACCTTACAAACTTAATTCTTTGGGCCAACTTTTTCTCTGGTGCAATACCTCCTGAGGTTGGAAACTTCAGTAAGTTGGAATTACTTGCTTTGCATGAAAATTCATTCAGTGGACAAATTCCTAAAGAGATTGGAAATTTAACTAATTTGAGAAGGTTGTACATTTACACAAATCAGTTGAATGGAACAATTCCATGGCAAATGGGAAATTGTTTGAGTGCAGTTGAGATTGATTTATCCGAAAATCAGTTGAGAGGATACATTCCAAAAAGTTTGGGGCTACTTTCTAACCTGCGGTTGCTTCACCTTTTCGAGAACAGACTACATGGGAAGATTCCAAAGGAGCTTGGAGAGTTGAAGCTGCTTAAGAATTTGGACTTGTCTATAAACAACTTGACAGGTAGAATTCCATTAGTGTTTCAGAATCTTGCATTCTTGGAGAATTTACAACTTTTTGACAATCACCTAGAGGGTCCTATTCCGCGATTTATTGGCCTCAAAAGTGACCTCTCTATAGTGGACCTGTCCAAGAACAATCTTGAAGGAAGAATACCTTCAAACCTTTGTCAGTTTCAGAAGTTAACATTCCTGAGCCTCGGGTCTAACAAGTTGTCGGGCAATATCCCTTATGGCCTAAAGACTTGCAAGTCCCTCGAGCAGCTAATGCTAGGAGATAACCTACTCACTGGGAGTTTTTCCGTTGATCTTAGCAAGTTGCAGAACCTTTCAGCTCTTGAGCTTTTTCACAACAGATTTTCTGGATTGCTACCACCAGAGGTAGGCAACCTTAGAAGATTAGAGAGGTTACTCTtgtcacataacgacttttttGGGCAAATTCCTCCTGATATTGGAAAACTTGTGAAGCTTGTTGCTTTTAATGTTTCCTCCAACCGGCTCTCGGGTGATATTCCTCATGAATTAGGGAATTGTATAAGTCTCCAGAGGCTTGATCTTAGCAAGAACTCATTCGCTGGAAATCTCCCGGATGAACTTGGCAGGCTAGTGAACTTGGAACTGCTTAAGCTATCTGATAATAAGTTTAGTGGACAGATACCTGGTGGCTTAGGTGGACTAGCACGACTAACTGATTTGGAGATGGGAGGCAATTTCTTCTCTGGTAGTATTCCTATTGAGCTTGGCTACCTTGGAACTCTTCAGATTTCTCTCAATCTGAGTCATAATGCTCTCAATGGATCGATTCCTAGCAACCTCGGGAAGTTGCAGATGCTTGAAACATTGTACTTAAATGACAACCAGCTCATTGGTGAGATTCCAACTTCAATAGGACAGTTGATGAGCCTGATAGTATGCAATCTTTCTAACAATAACCTTGTGGGATCAGTACCAAACACGCCTGCATTTAAAAGGATGGACTCAAGCAACTTTGCTGGAAATGTTGGGCTATGCACGTCAGATTCCCGCCATTGTGATCCTTCTCCGGTCCCTTTGATTGCTTCAAAGTCAAGCTGGTTGAAACACGGTTCTTCAAGGCAAAAAATAATTACCGCTGTTTCTGCGACTGTTGGAATGATCTCTTTGGTATTGATTGTAGTTATATGTAGGATCATTAGAGACCACAAAGCAGCTTTTGTGTCCGTGGAAAATCAAGTAAAGCCTGATGTCTTCAATGATCATTACTTTCCACGGAAAGGGTTCACGTATCAGGACCTTGTCAATGCTACTGGAAATTTCTCAGACAGCGCAATCATAGGAAGGGGAGCCTGTGGCACTGTCTACAGAGCTAACATGGCAGATGGTGAgtttgttgcagttaaaaagttGAAGCCACAAGGAGAAGCCGCCAGTGTTGACAGCAGCTTCCAGGCTGAATTATCTACACTTGGTAAGATAAATCACAGAAATATTGTCAAGCTATATGGTTTCTGCTACCATCAAGATTGCAATCTTCTCTTATATGAGTACATGGTAAATGGAAGCCTCGGGGAAGCACTTCACGGGAATAAGACAACTGGTTTACTAAATTGGATTAGCAGATACAAAATTGCCTTAGGAGCTGCTGAGGGATTATGCTATTTGCACCATGACTGTAAGCCACATATCATTCACAGGGATATAAAATCGAACAACATTTTGTTGGATGAATTGCTTGAGGCACATGTTGGAGACTTTGGCTTGGCAAAACTAATTGACTTCCCTTACTCAAAATCCATGTCTGCGGTTGCTGGTTCATACGGCTACATTGCCCCTG aaTATGCATACACAATGAAAGTGACAGAGAAATGCGACATCTATAGTTATGGCGTTGTTTTGTTGGAACTGATTACTG GATGGATTTTAGTGTTGAAAGAACAAGTGAAGAGATGTCTCTAG
- the LOC129893497 gene encoding probable glutathione S-transferase parC, translating to MANDEVILLDFWASMFGMRLRIALAEKEVKYEHKEEEGLISNKSPLLLEMNPIHKKVPVLIHNGKPICESLIGVEYIEEVWKDKAPLLPTDPYDRAQARFWADYIDKKLYDSARKIWGTKGEEQEAGKKKFIEVLKVLEGALGDEPYFGGDNFGFVDIALIGFYSWFYAYETYGNFSTEAECPKFVAWAKRCMLRDSVAKSLPDQHKVLEFVKMLRQKFGIE from the exons ATGGCTAATGATGAGGTGATTCTGTTGGATTTCTGGGCCAGCATGTTTGGTATGAGGCTGAGGATTGCACTTGCtgaaaaagaggtaaaatatgagcacaaAGAAGAAGAGGGGCTGATCAGTAACAAAAGTCCTCTGCTTTTAGAGATGAATCCTATCCACAAGAAAGTTCCAGTTTTGATTCACAATGGGAAACCAATCTGTGAGTCTCTTATTGGAGTTGAgtatattgaggaagtttggaAGGATAAAGCCCCGTTGCTCCCTACTGATCCTTATGACAGAGCACAAGCTAGGTTCTGGGCTGACTATATTGACAAAAAG TTGTATGATTCTGCAAGGAAGATATGGGGAACAAAGGGAGAAGAGCAGGAGGCAGGTAAGAAAAAATTCATAGAAGTCCTTAAAGTGTTGGAGGGAGCACTTGGAGACGAGCCTTATTTTGGAGGGGATAATTTTGGTTTTGTGGATATTGCTCTGATTGGGTTCTACAGCTGGTTTTATGCTTATGAGACTTATGGTAACTTCAGCACAGAGGCTGAGTGCCCAAAGTTTGTGGCTTGGGCCAAGAGATGCATGCTGAGGGACAGTGTGGCCAAGTCTTTGCCTGACCAACATAAGGTCCTTGAGTTTGTAAAAATGCTAAGACAAAAGTTTGGAATTGAATAA